The following is a genomic window from Rutidosis leptorrhynchoides isolate AG116_Rl617_1_P2 chromosome 8, CSIRO_AGI_Rlap_v1, whole genome shotgun sequence.
cccgaaacccgatagtatgtaactaaatggggacccgacgggtttCAGGCCGGGTTTGGGGCgggggtttcttaatcgggttcgggtccgggattacttaaacccgacccaaacccgacccgatgatATCCCTAATGTCAATTATGTATCCCAAACCTACATTAGACTTTCTTAAAAGTCAAATATATACAACAAATAATTTCAAATGTGAATACAAATAATAGTAATTCGTGTCAAGATTAGTATAATCCAAAATATAAACCCTACTTTATTTGATATGAACATTATTTAATTAGGGAGGAAATAATGTAAGTTGAATTCGAGAGTAGTGTGAATTTGTGACATAAATGTATTTGCTAGTTCACCAACGTTGAATTGTTTTTTGTACATGAAGTTTGTAACAATGATATATACGGAGtagtatagtataaaaacaaatatAAAGTGTATATGTACTTGGCTCGTTTTACAAATGCAAATGTGAAGAAGTAAGCAAAATATTCGTCATTGCATTCACTATTTCTGCAATAACAAAAAGGGTTAAAGCAAAAAAtatgctacaaacttacacaaatgtaccgatgtcgcccacaaacccatttccgtcctgtcgcctacaaactttcaaaaaatgtgctaatatcaacattttatagttttgacctgttGCATACTAATTTTGGcctgatatttttttatttttttttatttttaagaattaagatccaatccacgaacgacacgtgttgattttaaccagtttaaccggtaacaagtcatttttgtttatATTAGTAAACTTTTTGAaaatttttgtttacattggtacactttttgaaaatttttaagcgacagtaggacggaaatgagtttgtggacgacatcggtacatttgtgtaagtttgtagcctacttTTGGCTTTAACCCTAACAAAAACCCATCCACGAATAAATCACAAAATAATGTATGGGATCGTCAAGACACTCCACATAAAAGTGAACCAGAAGACGAGTATGTTAAATGTTCCACGTCGCAAGTCCAATCTAATCCACTCATTAGGTGTTTCAAACACGAACTAAGTGTATTTCGTACACTGTACAAAACCATTAAACTAAACCAAACGCGCCGGTGCAGCTAAACTTGGTACCAAGCTGCATatttcctcttttttttttttatttaaaaaaaaataacaaaaacttATAGTCCGTATAAAAACAGTGAAAAACGTCCTTAACATATACCAAGCTGCATATATCACTAACCTTATTGATCGAACCCACCTCATCACAAAATAACACAGATCTTGTAAAAAGATGGTCATGCATGGTTGCACAATCTTTCAGATACTTGATTatagtatatatacatgtatatcagaAAACAAAATGTATATCATGATCTCATCATTTCACAAGTTAAACTTCGACTCACACACAAAAACCCTCGATGTTGATATTTTATGACATGTACACTTCAACACCAACAGTTTTCACAATGTGACAAACCGGACAAACGTTCACACTTCTATCACAATCTTTACACAGACTCAAATGTCTACACGGCATCACAAGAATCGAAACCCCCTTCACATTACACGCTCTGCATATCATAACACCGTCATTGTTCTTTCTTTTATTACCCAAACCAAGAACATTATTAGGATCTATAGACGATACAGCATCATGTTCAACATCTGTATCCCCGAATCCTTCTTTAATTTGCTCATTTTCTTTTGCAACTGCCTGTTGCAGGTTCGCTTTTAACATATTGACAACCGACTCGTTGTATTTTGCTCTGTAGTGCCAATTTTGGGCTTCATTTGCCACCTGTTTTATTCTTTCCACGAGTTCCTTGTTTTTACGGTTAATTGTTTCGATCTCGAGATCTTTCTCGCgaatcttgttgtctattgtttTACTGATAGAAGCTAGAAATGAACCCATGTATCTCTGTCTTATATCCTTCACCCCTTTATACATATCTTCTCCCTGTTATCAGTATATATGTAAGT
Proteins encoded in this region:
- the LOC139861867 gene encoding BOI-related E3 ubiquitin-protein ligase 1-like, whose product is MLGENYTNSLIPVYPDDDLFQYPSNQLELFENAPVTRNVDPVMYSGREHNSPVFQSNKRIREPESNLMQKKLQTSFNHNFYNEETDRPSNIPNAHPVSTGLRLSYDDEERNSSITSASGSMTAAAPSLMSSFGDNVTTELDRQNQELERYIMLQGEDMYKGVKDIRQRYMGSFLASISKTIDNKIREKDLEIETINRKNKELVERIKQVANEAQNWHYRAKYNESVVNMLKANLQQAVAKENEQIKEGFGDTDVEHDAVSSIDPNNVLGLGNKRKNNDGVMICRACNVKGVSILVMPCRHLSLCKDCDRSVNVCPVCHIVKTVGVEVYMS